Proteins encoded together in one Anaerococcus murdochii window:
- a CDS encoding ClC family H(+)/Cl(-) exchange transporter produces the protein MKEKISFKSLPAFVILGIITGLLIGIFKKLIGFLASFMDGFLGSGTGKDKLIFMALIILIGIITFFILKKDKNTKGSGIPVMTGMMEGTIEVSSEKTIVGKFIASVLTIGSGLTVGREGPSVQLGGLAGDIVGKFFPNTDRNLFIGSAASAGFAVAFNAPVASLIFAVEEIFRTHNFSTFLSSALTIISATVTSGLVFGDHPSLENIPAFASIDQKSLTLIVILGIFAGLSGVLFNKVVIGSKSIYKKIALPELVKYLAPFVITGLVLLIDPRLFASGEELIYLPSEGNEELAILIYMYGAKILLLALAFGIGLSGGSLVPLLAIGAILGNIYGTALADLGLIPVEMIYAISLIAMAGHFSAIVRTPITAIILILEMTGGAFLNILSLAVVSFVAYLVAEMCHSKPFYEDLYERLLITEKAS, from the coding sequence ATGAAAGAGAAAATATCGTTTAAATCATTACCCGCCTTTGTTATTTTGGGAATTATAACTGGACTTTTAATTGGAATTTTTAAAAAGCTAATCGGATTTCTTGCTAGTTTTATGGATGGATTTTTAGGATCTGGCACAGGAAAAGATAAGCTAATTTTCATGGCCCTTATTATCCTTATTGGTATAATTACTTTTTTTATCTTGAAAAAAGATAAGAACACCAAGGGCTCTGGCATTCCTGTTATGACTGGGATGATGGAGGGAACCATAGAAGTTTCTAGTGAAAAAACCATTGTTGGAAAGTTCATTGCTTCCGTCCTTACAATCGGATCTGGCCTTACAGTCGGTAGGGAAGGCCCTTCAGTCCAACTTGGTGGCCTAGCTGGAGATATAGTAGGGAAGTTTTTTCCAAATACTGATAGGAATTTATTTATAGGATCGGCTGCTTCAGCAGGTTTTGCAGTTGCCTTCAACGCACCTGTGGCATCTTTGATATTTGCTGTTGAGGAGATTTTTAGGACCCATAATTTTTCTACTTTCCTATCCTCAGCCCTTACTATCATATCAGCCACAGTCACATCTGGTCTGGTATTTGGAGACCATCCAAGCCTAGAAAATATACCAGCCTTTGCTAGCATAGATCAAAAATCCTTGACCCTAATCGTGATTTTGGGAATCTTCGCAGGTCTATCTGGAGTTTTATTTAACAAAGTTGTCATAGGTTCAAAATCTATTTACAAAAAAATTGCCTTACCAGAATTAGTAAAATATCTCGCTCCCTTTGTAATTACAGGGCTTGTTTTACTCATAGACCCAAGACTATTCGCTTCTGGTGAAGAATTAATCTACCTACCAAGCGAGGGAAATGAAGAACTAGCGATTCTTATTTATATGTACGGGGCAAAAATTTTACTCCTTGCCCTAGCCTTTGGCATTGGCCTATCAGGTGGATCTTTGGTCCCACTTTTAGCAATCGGGGCGATTTTAGGAAATATTTATGGCACAGCCTTAGCTGACCTTGGTCTGATACCTGTAGAAATGATATATGCAATATCACTAATAGCCATGGCAGGCCATTTTTCAGCCATAGTCAGGACACCAATCACAGCTATTATCCTGATTTTAGAAATGACTGGCGGGGCCTTTTTAAATATTTTATCTCTCGCTGTTGTTTCTTTTGTGGCCTATCTAGTGGCAGAAATGTGTCATTCAAAGCCATTTTACGAAGACCTTTACGAAAGGCTATTAATAACAGAAAAAGCTTCCTAA
- a CDS encoding class B sortase, with protein sequence MKKKYTYILWIFAIIGFFSILKKTDQVNQAWVDSYLERMRLEEFLKSRISKDREEEIKKLTRKADEKRAQAFLDRKIKEKTQAESQAAANHVKELAKKYPQVKGRIIIKGTDIDFPVVQGTDNEFYLDHDYDNSYYINGGVFIDYVHKADFSDQNTVIYGHNVRIGYIFHDLDKFRDKNFVKNHSEIIIDTPLARKTFDVVCTMDVHVDADYRFNYYDDQEFEEYLKLIKENNILENNPLPKKEDKLITLSTCSDIKDRYAIVAVETTGKFVRPKDFDLKKQMILKDKRSTTNTFID encoded by the coding sequence ATGAAGAAGAAATATACTTACATATTATGGATTTTTGCCATAATTGGATTCTTCTCTATCTTAAAAAAGACTGACCAAGTAAACCAGGCTTGGGTAGACTCTTACCTGGAAAGAATGCGCTTAGAAGAGTTTTTGAAATCTAGGATTTCCAAGGATAGGGAAGAAGAAATAAAAAAATTAACAAGAAAGGCTGATGAAAAAAGAGCCCAAGCTTTTCTTGATAGAAAAATAAAAGAAAAAACACAAGCAGAATCCCAGGCTGCAGCAAACCATGTAAAAGAATTAGCGAAAAAATATCCCCAAGTTAAGGGCAGGATTATTATTAAGGGTACAGACATAGATTTCCCTGTTGTCCAAGGAACTGACAACGAGTTTTACCTTGACCACGACTACGATAATTCCTATTATATAAACGGCGGAGTCTTTATAGACTATGTCCACAAGGCCGATTTTTCTGATCAAAACACAGTTATTTACGGCCACAATGTGAGAATTGGTTATATTTTCCATGACCTGGATAAGTTTAGGGACAAAAATTTTGTCAAAAACCATTCTGAAATAATTATCGATACGCCTCTGGCAAGGAAGACTTTTGATGTGGTGTGCACCATGGACGTCCATGTTGATGCAGATTACAGGTTCAATTATTACGATGATCAAGAATTTGAGGAATATCTTAAGCTTATAAAGGAAAATAATATTCTTGAAAATAATCCTTTGCCAAAAAAAGAAGATAAGCTTATCACCTTGTCAACTTGTTCGGATATTAAGGATAGGTACGCCATAGTTGCAGTGGAAACAACAGGTAAGTTTGTAAGGCCAAAGGACTTTGATCTCAAAAAACAAATGATCTTAAAAGATAAGAGATCTACTACAAATACTTTTATTGATTAA
- a CDS encoding MATE family efflux transporter translates to MDHYLTKDSPSKAISRFALPMVVGSLFQQIYTLVDSAVVGKYVGEAALASIGASFALTTIFICIGVGGGAGASVLIARYFGSRDYKRMKTAIFTAIIGFLVLSLGLSAFGLIFSKDLMGLLKTPEEILDMAVLYLNIYFYGLPFLFMYNIISALYQALGESKIPLYFLIFSSVLNVILDVYFVRDLGFGLAGAAYATLLAQGLSAVLSFFVFLRKIKTIKTEKTKIFDKREFALVSKLALPSIVQQSTITIGQLLVQSVVNSFGVEILAGFSAAMRVESLIIVPITSLGNALSSYTSQNVGAEKLDRLEKGLRASLIMVGIYSLLVFALLKINSTSIIAFFMNESSSNLAIDTGMAYLNFIGFFFVLVGSKHCIDGVLRGLGDVRVFTFANIVNLFIRVSLSMTLAHKIGIGMVWYAVPLGWLANLLISSLYYGHTKKRGYELSF, encoded by the coding sequence ATGGATCATTATTTAACAAAGGACTCGCCATCCAAGGCTATTAGCAGGTTTGCCTTGCCAATGGTGGTTGGGTCATTATTTCAACAAATATATACCCTGGTCGATTCGGCTGTGGTTGGCAAATACGTGGGCGAAGCCGCTCTTGCATCTATTGGGGCAAGTTTTGCCCTAACTACGATTTTCATTTGCATCGGAGTTGGTGGCGGTGCTGGGGCTTCGGTTTTAATTGCAAGGTACTTTGGGTCTCGTGATTATAAGAGGATGAAAACTGCTATTTTCACTGCCATTATTGGATTTTTGGTACTTTCCCTTGGCCTTTCAGCTTTTGGTTTGATTTTTTCCAAGGATTTGATGGGACTCCTTAAAACTCCAGAAGAGATTCTTGATATGGCTGTTTTATACCTTAATATTTATTTTTACGGACTGCCATTCTTGTTTATGTATAATATCATCTCGGCCCTTTACCAGGCCCTTGGTGAATCAAAAATACCACTATATTTTTTGATTTTCTCTTCGGTTTTAAATGTCATTTTGGATGTGTATTTTGTAAGAGATTTGGGCTTTGGCCTAGCTGGTGCGGCCTACGCAACACTTCTTGCCCAAGGCCTTTCGGCTGTATTATCATTTTTTGTTTTTCTAAGAAAAATAAAGACCATTAAAACTGAAAAGACCAAGATCTTTGACAAAAGAGAATTTGCTTTAGTTTCAAAACTAGCCCTTCCTTCCATTGTCCAGCAATCTACAATCACCATAGGCCAGCTTTTGGTCCAATCGGTTGTAAATTCCTTTGGGGTAGAAATCTTGGCAGGATTTTCTGCAGCCATGAGGGTAGAAAGCCTGATAATTGTGCCGATTACAAGCCTAGGCAACGCCCTTTCTTCTTATACTTCGCAGAATGTAGGAGCAGAGAAATTAGATAGGTTAGAAAAAGGTCTTAGGGCGTCGCTAATTATGGTTGGGATTTATTCACTCCTAGTTTTTGCCCTTTTAAAAATAAATTCCACTTCAATAATTGCCTTTTTCATGAACGAATCTTCCTCAAATCTTGCCATTGATACTGGCATGGCTTATCTTAACTTTATTGGATTTTTCTTCGTCCTTGTAGGATCCAAACACTGTATAGACGGCGTTTTAAGAGGCCTTGGAGATGTGAGAGTTTTCACCTTTGCCAATATTGTAAATTTATTTATCAGGGTAAGCCTATCAATGACCCTAGCCCACAAGATTGGAATAGGCATGGTCTGGTACGCAGTGCCATTAGGTTGGCTTGCTAATCTCTTAATTTCAAGCCTATATTATGGTCACACTAAGAAGAGAGGTTATGAGCTTAGCTTTTAA
- a CDS encoding PPC domain-containing DNA-binding protein encodes MDYRRFGSKIVARFDRGEEVHQALKTLALKEDIKLASISAIGATDDFTIGVYKVDDKSYTEKNFKGVFEILGINGTITTKEGKYYPHLHISASDHEGHGLGGHLISAHISVTCEMVIDIIDGWVGRKMDEDIGINLLDFN; translated from the coding sequence ATGGATTACAGAAGATTTGGAAGCAAAATAGTCGCAAGGTTTGACAGAGGCGAAGAAGTCCACCAAGCCCTTAAAACCCTCGCCCTCAAAGAAGACATAAAACTAGCATCCATATCCGCCATCGGGGCTACAGATGACTTTACTATTGGTGTCTATAAGGTGGATGATAAGTCCTATACAGAAAAAAATTTTAAGGGCGTGTTTGAAATCCTCGGTATAAATGGAACTATAACCACCAAGGAAGGAAAATACTATCCCCACCTCCACATATCCGCATCTGACCATGAAGGCCATGGACTTGGCGGACACCTAATTTCCGCACATATCAGCGTGACTTGTGAAATGGTAATCGACATTATCGACGGTTGGGTTGGTAGAAAAATGGACGAAGACATAGGAATCAACCTACTTGATTTTAATTAA
- the tpx gene encoding thiol peroxidase, with translation MNITFAGNKVNLLGKEVKVGDKAPNFTASKNDLSDFNLDDLKGKVVVISGAPSLDTSVCAFQAKRFNKEASELSDDVAIVNITLDLPFAQKRFCDAYEIGNTITVSDYKNREFGEKYGFLIDELKLLTRGIVVIDKEGTVQYVEYVPEVTNEVNFDAALEAVKKLV, from the coding sequence ATGAATATTACATTTGCAGGAAACAAAGTAAACTTATTAGGAAAAGAAGTAAAAGTTGGTGACAAGGCCCCAAATTTTACAGCTAGCAAAAACGACCTATCAGATTTCAATCTTGATGATCTAAAGGGAAAAGTAGTTGTAATCTCAGGTGCCCCATCACTTGACACTAGCGTTTGTGCCTTCCAAGCAAAAAGATTTAACAAGGAAGCAAGCGAACTTTCAGATGACGTTGCTATAGTAAATATCACTCTTGACCTACCATTTGCTCAAAAAAGATTCTGCGATGCTTATGAAATAGGAAACACAATCACAGTTTCAGACTACAAAAACAGGGAATTCGGCGAAAAATACGGCTTTTTAATCGATGAATTAAAACTTCTTACAAGAGGAATCGTTGTAATCGACAAAGAAGGAACAGTTCAATACGTAGAATACGTTCCAGAAGTAACCAACGAAGTAAACTTCGACGCTGCCCTAGAAGCAGTTAAGAAATTAGTTTAG
- the rpsL gene encoding 30S ribosomal protein S12, translating to MPTINQLVRKGRKSEKSKSDTPALGYNYNTLKSRITPNQSPQKRGVCTSVRTVTPKKPNSALRKIARVRLTNGAEVLSYIPGIGHNLQEHSVVLIRGGRVKDLPGVRYHIIRGTLDTAGVDGRKQGRSKYGAKRG from the coding sequence ATGCCAACAATTAATCAACTTGTTAGAAAAGGTAGAAAAAGCGAAAAATCTAAATCAGATACACCAGCTTTAGGTTATAACTACAACACTCTTAAGAGTAGAATAACACCTAACCAATCACCACAAAAACGTGGAGTTTGTACATCTGTTAGAACAGTTACACCTAAAAAGCCAAACTCAGCTCTAAGAAAGATCGCGAGAGTCAGACTTACAAATGGTGCTGAAGTGCTTTCATACATTCCAGGAATTGGACACAACCTACAAGAACACAGTGTTGTACTAATTAGAGGTGGTAGGGTAAAGGACCTTCCAGGTGTTAGATACCATATCATCAGAGGTACACTTGATACTGCAGGTGTTGATGGAAGAAAACAAGGTAGATCTAAATACGGAGCAAAAAGAGGCTAG